The Rutidosis leptorrhynchoides isolate AG116_Rl617_1_P2 unplaced genomic scaffold, CSIRO_AGI_Rlap_v1 contig433, whole genome shotgun sequence genomic sequence ttgCTGTATGGCGATTTTTCTGGTATCAGCTCCGGCGCCACCAATGTGACGAATTCGGAAAACTCGATCAGGCCGTTGTTGTTGGTGTCGACCTTATGTGTTAGGGTTTCGAGCTGCTCAGGGCTTGGTTTGAGGCCAAGTGACCGCAAGAGAGAGCCTAGCTCGAGCTGAGTCAAACTTCCATCTTTGTTTCGATCAAACGATAAAAAGATTTGTCGTAACTCGGAGATTTGCTCATCGTCTAAAGTCACACCTGATTTCTTGCCGCTCATGATCTCTTAggattataaatctctatatgcaGATCAGAACAGAAATAAATTACAGACTATCTCTTCCTCTATATATGCAATGCAATATATACCTGATCTGATTACAAATGACTTGTAATCAAATgttcctataataatatatattctatattttta encodes the following:
- the LOC139883661 gene encoding probable calcium-binding protein CML18, yielding MSGKKSGVTLDDEQISELRQIFLSFDRNKDGSLTQLELGSLLRSLGLKPSPEQLETLTHKVDTNNNGLIEFSEFVTLVAPELIPEKSPYSKDQMKQIFKMFDKDGNGYITASELESSMAKLGHALTGEELTAMIKEADADGDGMISFEEFSRAITSAAFDNAWG